From Polaribacter butkevichii, a single genomic window includes:
- a CDS encoding efflux RND transporter periplasmic adaptor subunit gives MKKYIIYIVLLALGLSLGWLLFGGNTAPTETAHKHDAATETNKMWTCSMHPQIMQPEAGDCPICGMDLIPAASSEEGLLADEFKLSKNAMALANIQVSIVGENSSNIDSGTVLSGKITENENETATMPAHFNGRVEKLFVNSLGERVKKGQAVAQIYSPELIAAQQELITAYTLKESQPQLYKAVKIKFKNWMIHGAQLTEVEQTGHVKNSFTIYSHVAGVVTEIAINEGSHIMDGKPIFKVSNLNTVWANFDVYENQISQFKEGQDIVITTNAYSNKEFKGKVDFIDPILDSKTRTVNLRVVLNNKNDLFKPGMFVEGKIKGIDSSTKKEVLSIPASAVLWTGKRSVVYLKTNPNEPVFEMREITVGKQIGENYQVLEGLNNGDEIVTNGTFTVDAAAQLQGKKSMMNKKGGKVMTGHEGHMDMKTNTSDTKKPLNKNERIAVSKEFQDQLNIVFNTYIELKNALAIDNTQNLKKQSKQLLTDLGKVDMKLLKSKNAHQHWMPLEKELKATANLISNTDDIKVQRTYFKNLSSNMATALEVFGIHEKVYHLYCPMSDNNKGAYWLSREEKVVNPYFGGTMLTCGEVKQVIE, from the coding sequence ATGAAAAAATATATCATTTACATCGTTCTTTTAGCTCTTGGTCTCTCTTTAGGTTGGCTGCTTTTTGGAGGAAACACAGCACCTACAGAAACTGCGCACAAACATGATGCAGCTACAGAAACAAATAAAATGTGGACTTGCTCCATGCATCCTCAAATTATGCAACCAGAAGCAGGCGACTGTCCTATTTGTGGAATGGATTTAATTCCTGCTGCAAGCAGTGAAGAAGGATTGTTAGCAGATGAATTTAAGCTTTCTAAAAATGCCATGGCATTAGCGAACATACAAGTATCTATCGTTGGGGAAAATAGTTCTAATATTGATTCTGGGACTGTTTTATCAGGGAAAATTACAGAGAACGAAAACGAAACAGCCACTATGCCCGCTCACTTTAATGGTAGAGTAGAAAAATTATTTGTAAATTCTTTGGGAGAACGTGTTAAAAAAGGACAAGCCGTTGCACAAATTTATTCTCCAGAATTAATTGCAGCGCAACAAGAATTAATTACTGCGTATACATTAAAAGAATCGCAACCTCAATTGTACAAAGCTGTTAAAATTAAGTTCAAAAATTGGATGATTCATGGCGCGCAATTAACGGAAGTAGAACAAACAGGACACGTAAAAAATAGTTTTACCATATACTCACATGTAGCTGGGGTGGTTACAGAAATTGCCATCAATGAAGGTTCTCATATTATGGATGGGAAACCCATTTTTAAAGTATCTAATTTAAATACTGTTTGGGCAAATTTTGATGTGTATGAAAATCAAATTAGTCAATTTAAAGAAGGGCAAGATATTGTAATCACAACAAATGCTTATTCAAATAAAGAATTTAAAGGGAAAGTCGATTTTATTGATCCTATCTTAGATAGTAAAACAAGAACGGTAAATTTAAGAGTCGTGTTAAATAATAAAAACGATCTTTTTAAACCAGGAATGTTTGTAGAAGGCAAAATTAAAGGAATTGATTCTTCAACTAAAAAGGAAGTTTTATCCATACCTGCTTCGGCTGTTTTATGGACCGGAAAACGCTCTGTGGTCTATTTAAAAACAAACCCAAATGAACCTGTTTTTGAAATGCGTGAAATTACTGTAGGGAAACAAATAGGCGAAAATTATCAGGTTTTAGAAGGGCTAAATAATGGTGATGAAATTGTAACTAATGGAACCTTTACGGTAGATGCTGCTGCTCAATTACAAGGCAAAAAATCGATGATGAATAAAAAAGGTGGTAAAGTAATGACAGGTCATGAAGGACATATGGATATGAAAACCAATACTTCAGACACTAAGAAACCTTTAAATAAAAATGAAAGAATAGCCGTTTCTAAAGAGTTTCAAGATCAATTAAACATCGTTTTTAATACTTATATTGAATTAAAGAATGCTTTGGCAATAGATAATACTCAGAACCTTAAAAAGCAATCGAAACAATTATTAACTGATTTAGGGAAAGTAGATATGAAGTTATTAAAGAGTAAAAATGCACATCAGCATTGGATGCCTTTAGAAAAAGAACTAAAAGCAACTGCTAATTTAATTTCTAATACAGACGATATTAAAGTTCAAAGAACCTATTTTAAGAATTTATCATCAAATATGGCCACTGCGTTAGAAGTGTTTGGTATCCATGAAAAAGTATATCATTTGTACTGCCCAATGTCTGATAATAACAAAGGGGCTTATTGGTTAAGTAGAGAAGAAAAAGTAGTAAATCCTTATTTTGGAGGTACTATGTTAACCTGCGGAGAAGTAAAACAAGTAATAGAATAA
- a CDS encoding heavy-metal-associated domain-containing protein produces the protein MKKVILSLAIIATVGFTSCKNETKQKTNTTEVSKEVANATLTFGVRGNCGMCKSTIEKAANAVEGVANANWSIDEKKIEVSFDDTRTDATAIHKAIAASGYDTEKESGSEDAYKGLPACCQYDHEMAMNQ, from the coding sequence ATGAAAAAAGTAATTTTAAGTTTAGCTATTATAGCTACAGTCGGTTTTACAAGCTGTAAAAACGAAACCAAACAAAAAACAAATACTACAGAAGTTTCTAAAGAAGTAGCAAACGCTACGCTAACTTTTGGAGTTAGAGGAAACTGTGGAATGTGTAAAAGCACCATTGAAAAAGCTGCCAATGCTGTAGAAGGTGTTGCTAATGCTAATTGGAGCATTGATGAAAAGAAAATAGAAGTATCTTTTGATGATACAAGAACCGATGCTACTGCCATTCATAAGGCTATTGCAGCTTCTGGTTATGATACAGAAAAAGAATCTGGAAGCGAAGACGCATACAAAGGTTTGCCTGCTTGTTGCCAATATGATCACGAAATGGCTATGAATCAATAA
- a CDS encoding NAD(P)H-dependent oxidoreductase — MSTPNIAKEDILNAFNFRHATKEFDATKKVSDQDIKFILETARLSPSSFGFEPWHFVVVQDKELRELLKPVAWGAPLKLDTASHFVLGLSMKAPMVKHDADYIMHMMKDVKQLPQEVIEMYSKFYREFQERDFDLDTDKKLFDWSSKQTYIALGNMMTAAALIGIDSCPIEGFHQEKAEALLKEKFGIDTDKYGLSFMTAFGYRKTDPEFGKSRRNFEDIVTFK, encoded by the coding sequence ATGAGCACACCAAACATTGCAAAAGAAGACATCCTTAATGCGTTTAACTTTAGACACGCAACAAAAGAATTTGATGCTACTAAAAAAGTTTCAGACCAGGACATAAAATTTATTTTAGAAACAGCACGTTTATCACCAAGTTCTTTTGGTTTTGAACCTTGGCATTTTGTAGTTGTTCAAGACAAAGAATTACGTGAATTATTAAAACCTGTAGCTTGGGGAGCACCTTTAAAATTAGATACTGCAAGCCATTTTGTACTAGGTTTAAGTATGAAAGCACCCATGGTAAAACACGATGCTGATTACATTATGCACATGATGAAAGATGTAAAGCAATTACCACAAGAGGTTATTGAAATGTATTCTAAATTTTATAGAGAGTTTCAAGAACGTGATTTTGATTTAGATACAGACAAAAAATTATTCGATTGGTCTTCTAAACAAACTTACATTGCTTTGGGTAATATGATGACTGCCGCAGCTTTAATAGGAATTGATTCTTGCCCTATAGAAGGATTTCATCAAGAAAAAGCAGAAGCATTATTAAAAGAAAAATTTGGTATTGATACTGATAAATATGGTTTATCATTTATGACTGCTTTTGGATATAGAAAAACAGATCCAGAATTTGGTAAATCAAGAAGAAATTTTGAAGATATCGTTACCTTTAAGTAA